In Lewinellaceae bacterium, a single window of DNA contains:
- a CDS encoding sigma-70 family RNA polymerase sigma factor — protein sequence MITQSTGMTAKAMDIGKQLRHHREAAFEQLYESCFPRVARLVKALGGNYDDAKDIFQDALVVLYEKAVEGRLEIQSSTSAYTVGIAKHLWMRQRRQNGHLLAFSELEQEIDIPEDFNRQPEKNQLRLFRFLAAAGRKCMEILQAFYYQAMPLPEIAEEFGFANTRSATVQKHKCLEKVRQQVKTKTMRHEEVVE from the coding sequence TTGATCACTCAATCAACCGGCATGACAGCAAAGGCTATGGATATCGGCAAACAGCTTCGACACCACCGGGAGGCCGCCTTCGAGCAACTCTATGAGTCCTGCTTTCCCCGGGTAGCCCGGCTGGTAAAAGCGCTGGGCGGCAATTATGACGATGCCAAAGACATTTTTCAGGACGCCCTGGTCGTCCTTTACGAAAAAGCGGTGGAAGGCCGCCTGGAGATTCAGTCTTCCACTTCGGCTTATACAGTAGGCATCGCCAAGCACTTGTGGATGCGGCAGCGGCGGCAGAACGGGCACCTGCTCGCCTTCAGCGAGCTGGAACAGGAAATCGATATTCCGGAAGATTTCAACCGGCAACCCGAAAAAAACCAGCTCCGCCTTTTTCGCTTCCTGGCGGCGGCTGGCCGCAAGTGCATGGAAATCCTGCAGGCTTTTTATTATCAGGCCATGCCCCTTCCGGAGATCGCCGAGGAATTCGGTTTCGCCAATACGCGCTCGGCCACTGTGCAGAAGCACAAGTGCCTGGAGAAAGTCAGGCAGCAGGTGAAAACAAAAACCATGCGTCATGAGGAAGTGGTGGAATGA
- a CDS encoding ATP-dependent Clp protease proteolytic subunit produces MTTINSRASVVPMVIDASDRAERAYDIYSLLLKERIVFLGTGVNDQVANLIVAQLLYLDSQSSKLPINMYINSPGGGVYAGMAIYDAMKMVKAPVYTTAVGVTASMGTVLLSSGEKGHRYALPHATIHMHPAGGGAQGYTEDVRIAYHEQERMEKQLFHIVGNNSGHSWQEIEEEFRRDKFMNAIEAQAFGLVDQILGDTEDVVLLQRAAVEVRLDGKNKVIAQAPGATPSLP; encoded by the coding sequence ATGACAACCATTAATAGCAGGGCTTCCGTCGTGCCCATGGTCATCGACGCGAGCGACCGGGCAGAGCGGGCCTACGACATTTACAGCCTGCTGCTTAAAGAGCGCATCGTTTTCCTGGGCACGGGCGTGAACGACCAGGTGGCCAACCTCATCGTGGCCCAATTGCTCTACCTGGACAGCCAGAGCAGCAAACTGCCCATCAATATGTACATCAACAGCCCCGGGGGGGGCGTTTACGCCGGCATGGCCATTTATGACGCCATGAAAATGGTGAAGGCGCCGGTATACACCACTGCGGTGGGCGTAACGGCCAGTATGGGCACCGTTTTGCTGTCTTCTGGCGAAAAGGGCCATCGTTATGCGCTGCCTCATGCTACTATTCACATGCACCCGGCGGGGGGCGGCGCCCAGGGGTACACTGAAGACGTGCGCATTGCTTACCACGAGCAGGAACGCATGGAAAAGCAGCTCTTCCATATTGTCGGCAACAACAGCGGGCACAGCTGGCAGGAGATCGAAGAGGAGTTTCGCAGAGATAAGTTCATGAATGCGATAGAAGCCCAGGCCTTCGGCCTGGTCGACCAGATCCTTGGGGATACAGAGGATGTAGTGTTGCTGCAACGGGCGGCGGTAGAGGTGCGCCTGGATGGCAAAAATAAAGTTATCGCTCAGGCGCCGGGCGCAACTCCATCTCTGCCATAA